In Candidatus Eremiobacterota bacterium, a single window of DNA contains:
- a CDS encoding glycosyltransferase family 39 protein translates to MTPARLFWIAVIPLTLAGAALRLYGIHDPIFDHPGWRQGDTAAIARNFAQLQYNIFFPQTDYNGPPPNYVELELQIVPFLAATLYKVFGVHEIFGRLISLAFGIATIPVIALFGRWLFRSAIAGIAAAAAFAIMPGAWYYSRTFMPDTAMVFFTTCALYTCARWIVEDEARSWRGWWVAALLLMLAFLAKPVAVTAAIPVAACAVATLGWRGAVTRLQLWALFAAAFVPLIAYDAYVSAHAEWHWASGITKLHVLPSLVAALTSPHAFLQKAISFGHALRMLATTMVGPVWFALAILGFVVVILSSSKDRGKGAQGAEGSRSDALLWGWLGGGLLYAYVVVTVERVDYYLYLLLPLAALMIGRLCAFAFDRWSAERERRTTLAGIAAVVWIAALIAGYREIAPYYQWNRANFARAKQLDATLAAGTLVVMGHYDPSILYTVDRKGWEEDPHLWTPFDEQSAIRKGARYFISVEHARLKQTNLELYCWLARFPVLDPAAKWPVYETDPAKVLPGAEDRWRAFRRREMAGAYANWRREWKSAPDPCR, encoded by the coding sequence GTGACCCCGGCGCGGCTGTTTTGGATCGCGGTGATCCCCTTGACGCTCGCCGGCGCGGCGCTGCGGCTCTACGGGATCCACGACCCGATCTTCGACCATCCCGGCTGGCGCCAAGGCGACACGGCCGCGATCGCGCGCAATTTCGCGCAGTTGCAGTACAACATCTTCTTCCCGCAGACCGACTACAACGGGCCGCCGCCGAACTACGTCGAGCTGGAACTGCAGATCGTCCCGTTCCTCGCCGCGACGCTGTACAAGGTCTTCGGGGTGCACGAGATCTTCGGGCGGCTGATCTCGCTCGCGTTCGGTATCGCAACGATCCCGGTGATCGCGCTGTTCGGCCGCTGGCTGTTCCGGTCGGCCATCGCCGGGATCGCCGCGGCGGCGGCGTTCGCGATCATGCCCGGCGCCTGGTACTACAGCCGGACGTTCATGCCCGACACCGCGATGGTCTTCTTCACCACCTGCGCGCTGTACACGTGCGCGCGCTGGATCGTCGAAGACGAGGCGCGGTCGTGGCGGGGGTGGTGGGTGGCGGCGCTGCTGCTCATGCTGGCGTTTTTGGCGAAGCCGGTGGCGGTGACGGCGGCGATCCCGGTTGCGGCGTGCGCGGTCGCGACGCTCGGATGGCGCGGCGCGGTCACGCGGCTGCAGCTGTGGGCGCTGTTCGCGGCCGCGTTCGTGCCGCTGATCGCGTACGACGCGTACGTCTCGGCGCACGCGGAGTGGCACTGGGCGAGCGGCATCACCAAGCTGCACGTGCTTCCTTCGCTAGTCGCGGCACTGACTTCGCCGCACGCGTTCCTGCAGAAGGCGATCTCGTTCGGGCACGCGCTGAGGATGCTCGCGACCACGATGGTCGGGCCGGTTTGGTTCGCGCTCGCGATCCTGGGCTTTGTCGTTGTCATCCTGAGCTCGTCGAAGGATCGAGGCAAGGGCGCGCAAGGCGCGGAAGGCTCGCGCAGCGACGCGCTGCTGTGGGGCTGGCTCGGCGGCGGGCTGCTGTACGCGTACGTCGTCGTGACGGTCGAGCGCGTCGACTACTACCTGTACCTGCTCCTGCCGCTCGCGGCGCTGATGATTGGGCGGCTATGCGCGTTCGCGTTCGACCGCTGGAGCGCGGAGCGCGAGCGCCGCACGACGCTGGCCGGCATCGCGGCCGTGGTGTGGATCGCGGCGCTGATCGCCGGTTACCGCGAGATCGCGCCGTACTATCAGTGGAACCGGGCGAACTTCGCCCGCGCGAAGCAGCTCGACGCGACGCTCGCGGCCGGCACGCTGGTCGTGATGGGGCACTACGATCCGTCCATCTTGTACACGGTCGACCGCAAAGGCTGGGAGGAAGACCCGCACCTGTGGACGCCGTTCGACGAGCAGAGCGCGATCCGCAAAGGCGCGCGCTACTTCATCTCGGTCGAGCACGCGCGGCTGAAGCAGACGAACTTGGAGCTGTACTGCTGGCTGGCGCGGTTTCCGGTCCTCGACCCGGCGGCGAAGTGGCCGGTGTACGAGACCGATCCCGCGAAGGTGCTTCCCGGCGCCGAAGACCGCTGGCGCGCCTTCCGCCGCCGCGAGATGGCCGGCGCGTACGCGAACTGGAGGCGAGAATGGAAGTCGGCGCCCGACCCCTGCCGCTGA
- a CDS encoding GtrA family protein: protein MSAPDTSPSFFQRVRTRRGVRQFVKFGIVGASGFVVNLVIFTLLQAALRRGGINPAAAGPYYAIYSIAFLAGGVSNYFLNRVWTFRSTGHAGKEAVQFLSVSVMALLVGLAVSALVAPAFGHGHKTWFIATVSGIVVNFFVNKYWTFRSVQ, encoded by the coding sequence ATGAGCGCACCTGACACGAGCCCGAGCTTCTTCCAGCGCGTGCGGACGCGGCGCGGCGTGCGGCAGTTCGTGAAGTTCGGGATCGTCGGCGCGTCGGGGTTCGTGGTGAACCTGGTGATCTTCACGCTGTTGCAGGCGGCGCTCCGGCGCGGCGGGATCAATCCTGCGGCGGCCGGGCCGTACTATGCGATCTACTCGATCGCGTTTCTCGCCGGCGGGGTGTCGAACTACTTCCTGAACCGCGTGTGGACGTTCCGCTCGACCGGCCACGCGGGCAAAGAGGCGGTGCAGTTCTTGAGCGTCTCGGTGATGGCGCTGCTGGTCGGGCTCGCCGTCTCGGCGCTCGTCGCGCCGGCCTTCGGCCACGGGCACAAGACCTGGTTCATTGCAACGGTCTCGGGCATCGTCGTGAACTTCTTCGTGAACAAGTACTGGACGTTCCGATCGGTTCAGTGA
- a CDS encoding glycosyltransferase family 39 protein yields MDLAAPAAHAVPRRPASFVAAVGWPAVASVGIAGLTTGFFLWYALALRAPHGPLFLDAMWLLCIAAGVVGVYGGWIAYSRYFARRARVDQITALQYDAISWSGLVLLWGTLLPPSGGHGTERAAAAAAAVFALAKLVVAARFNQTVRDVALTFLMTRLPLLAIAELAAMVIGQRPGVHYAASENALLAVWGRWDAEHYLGIARNGYSGTEPAFFPLYPLLIRIAGGFTGSELIAGLIVSNAASFFALLYLYKLVEHEYNRHVAQRAAFFVSIFPTAIFFSAVYSESLFLFLTVASFYYVRERRWLIAGVFGFFAALTRSEGVLLAVPLFVEWVVAAKEGGREFFRYWIDDVVKPLIGMALVPLGLALYMGYLWVLNGDPLRFSHVQTHWGRHFAPPWVSVSNTIGKIVHAHAPQTVANESLELAFTALMLVVLVVGFRRLRLSYVLYMALSIVIPMCTSSLMSMPRFALVLFPMFALFALWGARPTFQNAYVAFSLPLLGLFTVLFADWYWVA; encoded by the coding sequence GTGGATCTCGCCGCCCCCGCCGCGCACGCCGTCCCGAGGCGACCCGCGTCGTTCGTCGCCGCCGTCGGCTGGCCGGCGGTCGCGTCGGTCGGCATCGCCGGCCTCACCACCGGCTTCTTCCTCTGGTACGCGCTCGCGCTGCGCGCCCCGCACGGTCCGCTGTTCCTCGACGCGATGTGGCTGCTGTGCATCGCGGCCGGCGTCGTCGGCGTGTACGGCGGGTGGATCGCCTACTCGCGGTACTTCGCGCGGCGGGCCCGGGTCGACCAGATCACCGCGCTGCAGTACGACGCGATCTCGTGGTCGGGGCTGGTCCTGCTGTGGGGGACGCTCCTCCCGCCCAGCGGCGGCCACGGGACCGAGCGCGCCGCCGCGGCCGCGGCCGCCGTCTTCGCGCTCGCGAAGCTGGTCGTCGCGGCGCGCTTCAACCAGACCGTCCGCGACGTCGCGCTGACGTTCCTGATGACGCGGCTGCCGCTGCTGGCGATCGCGGAGCTCGCGGCGATGGTGATCGGACAGCGGCCCGGCGTGCACTACGCCGCCTCGGAGAACGCGCTGCTCGCGGTGTGGGGGCGCTGGGACGCCGAGCACTATCTCGGCATCGCGCGCAACGGCTACTCGGGAACGGAGCCGGCGTTCTTTCCGCTCTACCCGCTGCTGATCCGGATCGCCGGCGGGTTCACCGGCTCCGAGCTGATCGCCGGGCTGATCGTCTCGAACGCGGCCAGCTTCTTCGCCTTGCTCTACCTCTACAAGCTGGTCGAGCACGAGTACAACCGCCACGTCGCGCAGCGCGCCGCCTTTTTCGTCTCGATCTTTCCGACCGCGATCTTCTTCTCGGCGGTCTACAGCGAGTCGCTGTTCCTGTTCCTGACCGTCGCCTCGTTCTACTACGTGCGCGAGCGGCGCTGGCTGATCGCCGGGGTGTTCGGGTTCTTCGCGGCGCTGACGCGTTCGGAAGGCGTGCTGCTCGCGGTCCCGCTGTTCGTGGAGTGGGTGGTCGCGGCGAAGGAAGGCGGGCGCGAGTTCTTCCGCTACTGGATCGACGACGTCGTCAAGCCGCTGATCGGGATGGCGCTCGTCCCGCTCGGGCTCGCGCTCTACATGGGCTACCTGTGGGTGCTCAACGGCGACCCGCTGCGGTTCTCGCACGTGCAGACGCACTGGGGCCGGCACTTCGCGCCGCCGTGGGTCTCCGTCTCGAACACGATCGGCAAGATCGTGCACGCGCACGCGCCGCAGACCGTCGCGAACGAGTCGCTCGAGCTGGCGTTCACCGCGCTGATGCTGGTCGTGCTGGTGGTCGGCTTCCGGCGGCTGCGGCTCTCGTACGTGCTCTACATGGCGCTCTCGATCGTCATCCCGATGTGCACCTCGAGCCTCATGAGCATGCCGCGCTTCGCGCTGGTCCTCTTCCCGATGTTCGCGCTGTTCGCGCTGTGGGGCGCGCGGCCGACGTTCCAGAACGCCTACGTCGCGTTCTCCTTGCCGCTGCTGGGACTGTTCACCGTGCTGTTCGCCGACTGGTACTGGGTAGCATGA
- a CDS encoding dihydrolipoyl dehydrogenase: MIVVGAGSGGYAAARTARDLGANVALVDQGPLGGLCILRGCMPSKTLIATGDLLHEIGKAGELAVRVERPALDFGALAARKRTLVRGWADYRIAGIETFPLFHGAARFESPTTLRVGDEVLYAPRFVIATGSSVAPAAVHGLAEAGFIDSDAALDLEAPPKSLIVLGGGYVGSELGQFFHRAGVPVTFIVRSQHLLSGEDHDVGLGLTEYLREEGIRIETCAQVQSVAVRDDGLKAVRYKQDGDEREVAAHEIFYALGRVPNACGLELDKAGVEHHEITGIPVDATLRTSNPDVYAVGDVTGQFPLVHVAIQQGEIAGRNAATGAHERADYRISKTHTVFTDPQVAIVGETERELQANGIEYLKAAYPFEEHGKAVALGRTQGFVKMMASPKDGRILGAAILGPDASDLIEPLIVAMAYGATVQDYARIPHLHPTLVEILTYPAEEIAERLRDVPPLAVAK, from the coding sequence GTGATCGTGGTGGGCGCGGGGAGCGGCGGTTACGCCGCGGCGCGCACCGCCCGCGACCTCGGCGCGAACGTCGCCCTGGTGGATCAGGGCCCGCTCGGCGGCTTGTGCATCCTGCGCGGCTGCATGCCCTCGAAGACGCTGATCGCGACCGGCGACCTCCTGCACGAGATCGGCAAGGCCGGCGAGCTGGCGGTCCGCGTCGAGCGGCCGGCGCTCGACTTCGGCGCGCTCGCCGCGCGCAAGCGCACGCTGGTCCGCGGCTGGGCCGACTACCGCATCGCCGGGATCGAGACGTTTCCGCTCTTTCACGGTGCGGCGCGCTTCGAGTCGCCGACCACGCTGCGGGTCGGCGACGAGGTCCTCTACGCCCCGCGCTTCGTCATCGCCACCGGCAGCAGCGTCGCTCCGGCGGCGGTCCACGGGCTCGCCGAGGCCGGCTTCATCGACAGCGACGCCGCGCTCGATCTCGAAGCGCCGCCGAAGTCGCTGATCGTCTTGGGCGGCGGCTACGTCGGCAGCGAGCTGGGCCAGTTCTTCCACCGCGCCGGCGTCCCGGTGACGTTCATCGTCCGCTCGCAGCACTTGCTCTCCGGCGAAGATCACGACGTCGGCTTGGGTCTGACCGAGTACTTGCGCGAGGAAGGGATTCGGATCGAGACGTGCGCGCAAGTCCAGTCGGTCGCCGTGCGGGACGACGGGCTCAAAGCCGTCCGCTACAAGCAAGACGGCGACGAGCGCGAGGTCGCCGCGCACGAGATCTTCTACGCGCTCGGCCGCGTCCCGAACGCGTGCGGGCTCGAGCTCGACAAAGCGGGCGTCGAGCACCACGAGATCACCGGCATTCCCGTCGACGCGACGCTGCGCACCTCGAATCCCGACGTCTACGCGGTCGGCGACGTGACCGGACAGTTTCCGCTCGTGCACGTGGCGATCCAGCAGGGCGAGATCGCGGGCCGCAACGCGGCGACCGGCGCGCACGAACGCGCCGACTACCGCATCTCGAAGACCCATACGGTCTTCACCGACCCGCAGGTCGCGATCGTCGGTGAGACGGAGCGCGAGCTGCAAGCAAACGGGATCGAGTACCTCAAGGCGGCGTACCCGTTCGAAGAGCACGGCAAGGCGGTCGCGCTCGGCCGCACGCAAGGCTTCGTGAAGATGATGGCCTCGCCGAAGGACGGCCGCATTCTCGGCGCGGCGATCCTCGGCCCCGATGCCTCCGATCTGATCGAGCCGCTGATCGTCGCGATGGCGTACGGCGCGACCGTCCAGGACTACGCGCGCATCCCGCACCTTCACCCGACGCTGGTCGAGATCCTGACCTATCCCGCCGAGGAGATCGCCGAGCGGCTGCGCGACGTTCCGCCGCTCGCCGTTGCGAAGTAG
- a CDS encoding beta-ureidopropionase, with amino-acid sequence MHAALVQFKPRKGDLDANLDAMRAVFEQLAPTGTELIVFPEAALTGYFLEGAVYELALDAPSLARAVDEEWRATGATRAVDIVVGFYENAGGTFHNSAMYLRAGGPERARIVHVHRKMFLPTYGVFDEERFLTRGRRLAAFESAFGPAAMLICEDAWHAIMPTVAALKGARLLIVPSASPGRGICGDGELESNARWKSILAAAASEHGVYVLYAGLTGFEGGKGMSGNTCAFSPRGDLLASAGPLDPCIVRVQLDPNEVDLARATIPLLGDLSAVLPDLWLDEEIPVTRRIEERT; translated from the coding sequence ATGCACGCGGCGCTGGTGCAGTTCAAGCCGCGCAAGGGCGATCTGGACGCGAACCTCGACGCGATGCGCGCGGTGTTCGAGCAGCTCGCGCCGACCGGCACCGAGCTGATCGTCTTTCCCGAAGCGGCGCTGACCGGGTATTTCCTCGAAGGCGCGGTCTACGAGCTCGCGCTCGACGCGCCGTCGCTCGCGCGCGCGGTCGACGAGGAGTGGCGCGCGACCGGCGCCACGCGCGCGGTCGACATCGTGGTCGGCTTCTACGAGAACGCCGGCGGGACGTTTCACAACAGCGCAATGTACCTGCGCGCCGGCGGCCCGGAGCGCGCGCGGATCGTGCACGTCCACCGCAAGATGTTCTTGCCGACCTACGGCGTCTTCGACGAAGAGCGGTTTCTCACGCGCGGCCGCCGGCTGGCGGCGTTCGAGAGCGCGTTCGGGCCGGCGGCGATGCTGATCTGCGAGGACGCCTGGCACGCGATCATGCCGACCGTCGCGGCGCTGAAGGGCGCGCGGCTGCTGATCGTCCCGAGCGCCTCGCCCGGACGCGGCATCTGCGGCGACGGCGAGCTGGAAAGCAACGCGCGCTGGAAGTCGATCCTCGCCGCGGCGGCTTCCGAGCACGGCGTGTACGTGCTGTACGCCGGGCTGACCGGGTTCGAGGGCGGCAAAGGGATGTCGGGCAACACCTGCGCGTTCTCGCCGCGCGGCGACCTGCTCGCCTCGGCCGGACCGCTCGATCCGTGCATCGTGCGCGTGCAGCTCGATCCGAACGAAGTCGACTTGGCGCGCGCGACGATCCCACTCCTCGGCGATCTCTCCGCCGTCCTCCCCGACCTGTGGCTCGACGAGGAGATCCCGGTGACGCGCCGGATCGAGGAGCGCACGTGA
- a CDS encoding NAD+ synthase, with amino-acid sequence MPVIETPLDEPSLAIDPELTARWLEAFLRDEMVERRGIGRAILGLSGGIDSALVAYLCARALGPQNVYAIRMPYKTSSPSSLSDAQRVVDALGINCETIEISDAVDGYLAHAPDADARRKGNVMARMRMLVLFDQSARRNALPVGTGNKTERLMGYFTWHADDTPPVNPIGDLFKTQVWALARHLGVPNEVVDKPPSADLEANQTDEGDLGITYAKADRILNLILFGYKDPAIVARGFSESEVGLVRRRVDATHWKRHLPTTALVSGTAINEFYLRPVDF; translated from the coding sequence CTGCCCGTCATCGAAACGCCGCTCGACGAGCCGTCGCTGGCGATCGATCCGGAGCTCACCGCGCGCTGGCTCGAAGCGTTCTTGCGCGACGAGATGGTCGAGCGGCGCGGGATCGGCCGCGCGATCCTCGGGCTCTCGGGCGGGATCGACAGCGCGCTGGTCGCGTACCTGTGCGCGCGCGCGCTCGGGCCGCAGAACGTCTATGCCATCCGCATGCCGTACAAGACGTCCTCGCCCAGCTCGCTCAGCGACGCGCAGCGCGTCGTCGACGCGCTCGGGATCAACTGCGAGACGATCGAGATCAGCGACGCCGTCGACGGCTACCTCGCGCACGCGCCGGACGCCGACGCGCGCCGCAAAGGGAACGTGATGGCGCGGATGCGGATGCTGGTGCTCTTCGACCAGTCGGCGCGCCGCAACGCGCTCCCGGTCGGGACCGGAAACAAGACGGAGCGGCTGATGGGCTACTTCACCTGGCACGCCGACGACACGCCGCCGGTGAACCCGATCGGCGATCTGTTCAAGACGCAGGTGTGGGCGCTCGCGCGCCACCTCGGCGTCCCCAACGAAGTCGTCGACAAGCCGCCCAGCGCCGATCTCGAAGCGAACCAAACCGACGAGGGCGATCTCGGCATCACCTATGCGAAAGCCGACCGCATCCTGAACTTGATCCTGTTCGGCTACAAGGACCCGGCGATCGTCGCGCGCGGCTTCAGCGAGTCCGAGGTGGGATTGGTGCGCCGCCGCGTCGACGCGACGCACTGGAAGCGCCACCTGCCGACGACGGCGCTGGTCTCCGGCACCGCGATCAACGAGTTCTACCTGCGCCCGGTGGACTTCTGA
- a CDS encoding competence/damage-inducible protein A, giving the protein MASVEIVTIGTEILLGHLTDTNAPYVARHLADHGVDVYAKHSVGDNAERLAVMLETVLERADGAITTGGLGPTVDDLTKDAVARAVRKELVLHEPSLRAIEERFKAFGREMTGNNRRQAYLPEGCVVLENPHGTAPGFVALREDGKFVACMPGVPREMKPMLQEKLIPWLVQRFGLREAIYTKTLHTVGIGESQLDAKIEDLFRTLENPKIAVLAHGFRVDVKVMAKAASRAQAETLIEPVAAELRRRIGSGYYGDDETTLPGAIVRALAARGLTLGTAESCTGGAVADEIVSVAGASAVFRGAVVAYADEVKTALLDVPETTLRSAGAVSEETAVAMARGALRQLDADFAISTTGIAGPGGGTAEKPVGLVWFALALGASEIETRRLTFPGDRADIRERATVAALSLIWRRLERDVQAATGVP; this is encoded by the coding sequence GTGGCTTCGGTCGAGATCGTCACCATCGGCACCGAGATTCTGCTCGGCCACCTCACCGACACCAACGCGCCGTACGTCGCGCGCCACCTCGCCGATCACGGTGTCGACGTGTACGCGAAACACTCCGTCGGCGACAACGCCGAGCGGCTCGCGGTGATGCTGGAAACGGTGCTCGAGCGCGCCGACGGCGCGATCACGACCGGCGGGCTCGGCCCGACGGTCGACGACCTCACCAAAGACGCGGTCGCGCGCGCCGTCCGCAAAGAGCTGGTGCTGCACGAGCCGTCGCTGCGCGCGATCGAGGAGCGCTTCAAGGCCTTCGGGCGCGAGATGACCGGCAACAACCGGCGCCAAGCCTATCTGCCCGAAGGGTGCGTGGTGCTGGAGAACCCGCACGGCACCGCGCCCGGCTTCGTCGCGCTGCGCGAGGACGGCAAGTTCGTCGCCTGCATGCCGGGCGTGCCGCGCGAGATGAAGCCGATGCTCCAGGAGAAGCTGATCCCGTGGCTGGTGCAGCGCTTCGGCTTGCGCGAGGCGATCTACACCAAGACGCTGCACACCGTGGGAATCGGCGAGTCGCAGCTGGACGCGAAGATCGAAGACCTCTTCCGCACGCTCGAGAACCCGAAGATCGCGGTGCTCGCCCACGGCTTTCGCGTCGACGTGAAGGTGATGGCGAAAGCCGCGAGCCGCGCGCAAGCCGAAACGCTGATCGAGCCGGTCGCCGCCGAGCTGCGCCGCCGCATCGGCAGCGGTTACTACGGCGACGACGAGACCACGCTCCCCGGCGCGATCGTGCGCGCGCTCGCCGCACGCGGGCTGACGCTCGGCACGGCGGAGTCGTGCACCGGCGGCGCGGTCGCCGACGAGATCGTCAGCGTCGCCGGCGCGTCGGCGGTGTTTCGCGGCGCGGTCGTCGCGTACGCCGACGAGGTCAAGACCGCGCTGCTCGACGTTCCTGAGACGACGCTGAGAAGCGCCGGCGCGGTCAGCGAGGAGACCGCCGTCGCGATGGCGCGCGGCGCGCTGCGGCAGCTTGACGCGGATTTTGCGATCTCGACCACGGGGATTGCGGGCCCCGGCGGTGGAACGGCGGAAAAACCGGTCGGGCTCGTGTGGTTCGCGCTCGCATTGGGAGCGAGTGAGATCGAGACACGGCGGCTCACCTTTCCCGGCGACCGGGCCGACATTCGAGAACGAGCGACCGTGGCTGCGCTGAGCTTGATTTGGCGTAGGCTCGAGCGCGACGTTCAAGCGGCGACCGGCGTTCCCTAG